In a genomic window of Methylobacter sp. YRD-M1:
- a CDS encoding aspartate carbamoyltransferase gives MPSIKKQSTLFATAIFSVFITAPAIAQTASPERVKEIAERGAHVMPFDLKQTQHIFSKTETGGVQQVLVRDPANTQQIELIRQHLTKISQAFSHGNFSGPAKIHGEAMPGLVELRAVKPGQLRVEYKELDNGAEITYTSEDQGVIASVHKWFDAQLADHGPDAIPGHPHGDMHKLHNMHDMSGMHEK, from the coding sequence ATGCCATCCATTAAAAAACAAAGCACGCTATTCGCCACCGCCATTTTCAGTGTGTTCATTACGGCACCTGCAATCGCGCAGACGGCCAGCCCGGAGCGCGTGAAGGAAATCGCCGAACGTGGGGCACATGTCATGCCCTTCGATCTTAAGCAAACCCAGCATATTTTCAGCAAAACGGAAACCGGCGGTGTGCAGCAGGTCCTCGTCCGAGATCCGGCCAACACTCAACAAATCGAACTGATCCGACAACATCTGACGAAGATCTCTCAAGCGTTCAGTCATGGCAACTTTTCCGGTCCGGCGAAAATCCACGGCGAGGCTATGCCGGGGCTGGTCGAATTGCGCGCTGTCAAACCAGGCCAGCTCCGCGTCGAGTACAAGGAGCTCGATAATGGCGCCGAAATCACCTACACTTCGGAGGATCAAGGCGTGATCGCCAGCGTCCATAAGTGGTTCGACGCTCAGCTGGCCGATCATGGCCCCGATGCCATACCAGGGCACCCGCACGGCGACATGCACAAACTGCACAACATGCATGACATGAGCGGTATGCACGAGAAGTAG
- the rtcA gene encoding RNA 3'-terminal phosphate cyclase: MIEIDGAQGEGGGQMLRTSLSLATSLGKPLRIKNIRQGRKKPGLMRQHLASVNAMAEICDAQINGAFVGSQEIEFIPGNIKAGDYHFAIGTAGSSTLVFQTVLPALLLAGKPSRLVLEGGTHNPMAPSFDFIRHSFLPVLEQMGAEFNARIDRYGFYPVGGGKWTITINPPQNFQKIVLENQGTPLNSQAKCIASRIPDHVLIREKKQLLKRLNWPEENIILETVESPGPGNIISLQVRYPDITEVVESIGERGISAEHVADKAADELINYQSLGAPVGCYLADQLLLPLSLGVGGSFVTGPLSEHSRTNIAVIRQFIDVEVNVVEIDPGRQWRVEVNV; encoded by the coding sequence ATGATTGAGATAGATGGTGCACAAGGGGAGGGTGGCGGCCAGATGCTTAGGACATCACTGTCGCTGGCTACCAGTCTGGGAAAACCGTTACGTATCAAAAATATTAGGCAAGGCAGAAAAAAGCCGGGGCTGATGCGTCAACATTTAGCCAGCGTTAATGCCATGGCCGAAATATGCGATGCGCAAATTAATGGTGCGTTTGTCGGTTCTCAGGAAATTGAATTTATACCTGGCAATATTAAAGCGGGTGACTATCATTTTGCTATCGGCACTGCCGGCAGTAGTACATTGGTTTTTCAGACCGTACTGCCGGCATTGTTATTGGCCGGCAAGCCCTCGCGACTGGTTCTGGAAGGAGGGACGCATAACCCGATGGCCCCCAGCTTTGATTTTATACGACACAGTTTTTTGCCGGTTCTGGAACAAATGGGCGCTGAGTTTAATGCCAGAATCGACCGCTACGGCTTTTATCCGGTAGGAGGCGGAAAATGGACAATAACCATCAATCCTCCTCAAAATTTTCAAAAAATCGTGCTGGAAAATCAGGGAACACCGCTTAATAGTCAGGCAAAATGCATAGCATCCAGAATACCCGATCATGTACTGATCAGAGAGAAAAAACAATTATTGAAAAGGCTGAACTGGCCTGAAGAAAATATAATATTGGAAACAGTTGAATCGCCAGGCCCTGGCAATATTATTTCTCTCCAGGTTCGCTATCCTGACATAACGGAAGTCGTTGAAAGTATCGGAGAGCGCGGCATCAGTGCGGAACACGTCGCTGACAAAGCGGCTGACGAGTTGATAAATTATCAATCCTTAGGGGCGCCTGTCGGCTGTTATCTCGCTGACCAACTGCTCTTACCGTTAAGCCTGGGAGTCGGCGGTTCGTTTGTTACCGGTCCTTTATCCGAGCATAGCAGGACTAATATTGCTGTTATTCGGCAATTTATCGATGTAGAGGTTAATGTAGTTGAAATTGATCCGGGCAGACAATGGCGCGTCGAGGTAAACGTGTGA
- a CDS encoding DUF2272 domain-containing protein — protein MTRSLFSLSLGLILLQIGCTLIAVDQPPRITPAEGIKPAFAVPTIRERMIYLARQEWILFGQPVADYTHQPPVLIYSTGELNSHETQPPLFSRVYLYWYAASSLPMLGYEGELRPWSGAFIIWLARSAGVPESDLPSTVLHWDYIEHALSADRNARFIARDAKFYSPKPGDLLCAPREEGFMHEVNAFTRLRRGPYHCDIVVERRPNELDLIGGNVLDAVSLTHVALDAQGYVLPIAGRPWQVVIEQKEIEPKL, from the coding sequence GTGACCAGATCCTTGTTCAGTTTAAGTTTAGGATTGATTCTTTTGCAGATCGGTTGTACGTTAATAGCCGTCGATCAACCTCCGCGTATTACACCGGCAGAAGGCATCAAGCCAGCATTCGCCGTACCTACCATACGCGAACGCATGATTTATCTGGCGCGTCAGGAATGGATACTGTTTGGCCAGCCTGTGGCCGATTATACTCATCAACCACCGGTACTGATCTATTCGACTGGAGAATTGAACAGCCATGAAACCCAGCCTCCGCTTTTTTCTCGCGTATATTTATACTGGTACGCTGCCTCATCTTTGCCGATGTTAGGCTATGAAGGTGAACTGCGCCCCTGGTCAGGCGCTTTCATCATCTGGTTGGCGCGCAGTGCTGGTGTCCCCGAAAGCGATCTGCCGTCCACTGTACTGCATTGGGATTATATCGAGCATGCGCTGTCGGCTGATAGGAATGCCCGCTTTATTGCCCGGGACGCAAAATTCTATTCGCCCAAGCCAGGAGATTTGCTTTGCGCGCCTCGGGAGGAGGGATTCATGCATGAAGTAAACGCATTCACACGATTGCGCCGCGGACCTTATCATTGCGATATTGTGGTAGAACGCCGACCGAATGAGTTGGATCTGATCGGAGGGAATGTGCTCGATGCGGTTTCCCTGACTCATGTAGCATTGGATGCCCAAGGCTACGTATTGCCGATTGCTGGACGGCCTTGGCAAGTTGTTATAGAGCAAAAAGAGATCGAGCCCAAGCTTTAA
- the recJ gene encoding single-stranded-DNA-specific exonuclease RecJ, producing MYYPGVKKTIVARPIGKKRPQFGELHPVLERIYLARGLRSEADLDRTLAKLPSPWLLSGMEDMVAHLIAAINEGQRISVIADFDADGATSCAVAIKGLQLLGAGPVSFIVPNRFEYGYGLTPEIVELVKQQKPDIIITVDNGISSIDGVKAAKNSGLKVLVTDHHLPGHELPAADAIVNPNLPDDKFPSGALAGVGVIFYVLMALRSRLREQNWFEKHQVQEPNLAQLLDYVALGSVADVVPLDRINRILVYQGLLRIRTGRAHPGVNALIEVSGKKAQSISSSDLGFSLGPRLNAAGRMDDMSLGIECLLTEDPAHAREIALQLDDLNNDRREIEGQMKKEAVALLREMKTLDENHLPAGVCLFNADWHQGVIGILASRIKDRVHRPVIAFASAGKDEIKGSARSIPGIHIRDVLSDIAAEHPKLLSKFGGHAMAAGLSLKMHDYPPFALAFDEMVRKRLANVDLELKIYSDGELSENDISIEFAALLQNAGTWGQEFPEPVFDGTFDVIQSRIVGQRHLKLVLRKPDTEQLIDAIAFYVDHPEQWLGLRSCKIVYKLDINEFRGNRNVQFILQYMEKIA from the coding sequence ATGTATTATCCAGGCGTAAAGAAAACCATTGTTGCCAGACCCATAGGCAAAAAACGTCCACAATTCGGCGAGCTTCATCCCGTATTGGAACGTATTTATTTAGCCAGAGGCTTGAGATCGGAAGCTGATCTGGACAGAACGCTGGCAAAATTGCCATCCCCATGGCTGTTATCCGGCATGGAAGATATGGTTGCTCATCTAATTGCCGCGATTAATGAAGGGCAGAGAATTTCTGTCATAGCCGACTTCGATGCTGATGGCGCCACCAGTTGCGCAGTGGCTATCAAAGGCTTGCAATTACTGGGAGCAGGGCCGGTTTCATTTATAGTCCCCAACCGGTTTGAATACGGTTATGGATTGACGCCGGAAATTGTAGAACTGGTCAAGCAGCAAAAGCCCGACATTATCATTACTGTTGATAATGGCATATCAAGTATTGACGGTGTTAAAGCGGCTAAGAATTCTGGATTAAAAGTTCTGGTGACGGATCACCATCTGCCTGGGCATGAGCTTCCGGCTGCTGATGCTATCGTCAATCCCAATTTACCCGACGATAAATTTCCGAGTGGTGCATTGGCAGGTGTCGGGGTGATTTTCTATGTGTTAATGGCACTGCGTAGCCGTTTAAGAGAACAAAACTGGTTCGAGAAGCATCAGGTCCAGGAACCTAATCTCGCCCAGTTACTCGATTATGTAGCTTTAGGCTCAGTTGCCGATGTGGTTCCGCTGGACCGGATCAATCGAATACTGGTTTACCAAGGACTATTAAGGATACGCACGGGGCGCGCGCATCCTGGAGTAAATGCATTGATTGAGGTATCAGGCAAAAAGGCTCAATCAATCAGTTCATCGGACCTGGGTTTTTCATTAGGGCCAAGACTCAATGCTGCTGGGCGCATGGATGATATGTCATTAGGCATTGAGTGCCTGTTAACCGAAGATCCGGCTCATGCCAGAGAAATAGCACTTCAGCTCGATGATCTGAATAATGATCGGCGGGAAATTGAAGGCCAAATGAAAAAAGAAGCTGTTGCTTTATTGAGGGAAATGAAAACTCTGGATGAAAATCATTTGCCTGCCGGGGTTTGCCTGTTTAATGCGGATTGGCATCAGGGTGTGATTGGCATTTTAGCGTCACGAATCAAGGATAGGGTGCATCGCCCAGTTATTGCCTTTGCTTCGGCCGGCAAAGACGAAATAAAAGGTTCAGCACGCTCTATTCCCGGTATCCATATCCGTGATGTATTAAGTGATATTGCCGCAGAGCATCCCAAATTATTAAGCAAATTTGGCGGTCACGCCATGGCGGCCGGTTTAAGTTTGAAAATGCACGATTATCCGCCTTTTGCTTTAGCCTTTGATGAAATGGTGAGAAAGCGCCTGGCGAATGTTGATCTGGAGCTAAAGATTTACTCGGATGGCGAATTATCCGAAAATGACATCTCGATTGAATTTGCCGCTTTATTGCAAAACGCAGGCACTTGGGGGCAGGAGTTTCCGGAGCCGGTATTTGACGGGACATTTGATGTCATTCAATCCCGTATCGTCGGACAGCGCCATCTTAAACTGGTGCTGAGAAAGCCAGATACCGAGCAGTTAATTGATGCTATCGCTTTTTATGTGGATCATCCTGAACAATGGTTGGGCCTGAGATCTTGCAAGATAGTTTATAAGTTGGATATTAACGAATTCAGAGGGAATCGCAACGTCCAATTTATTTTGCAATACATGGAAAAAATAGCATAA
- a CDS encoding peptidylprolyl isomerase, producing MKKKIIPLLLAGTALVSVSACNEQKSTDATPAAPVVDKADAVAVVNGKYISKKTLADLEGEVAERAHGQTFPKDKLIEELVQRELLVQEAVKKGLDKSPEVVERLETLKKSLLSQAVLQDYLKTNPVTEAEVKAEYDSKVAAEKGNEYKARHILVKTEAEAKKLIEKLDKGAKFDELANKNSVDKSSQGGDLGWFTANQMVAPFSEAVEKLENGKYTKTPVQTQFGWHVILREDSRPVTPPPLEAVKEQLTPYLQRKKVQSMIENLRQQAQVEVLVPTTEEKPKVEGAEPAAPAGEPATTEQPEAEPAKPSDTPAEKAAPEVGQPATTDKK from the coding sequence ATGAAGAAAAAGATTATCCCTTTACTGCTCGCTGGTACAGCACTGGTTTCGGTTTCAGCTTGTAATGAACAAAAAAGTACTGACGCCACTCCTGCTGCTCCTGTTGTTGACAAAGCAGATGCCGTTGCCGTTGTAAACGGAAAATATATCAGTAAAAAAACACTGGCAGACTTGGAAGGTGAAGTTGCCGAGCGTGCGCATGGGCAGACTTTTCCTAAAGATAAATTAATAGAAGAATTGGTCCAACGTGAGTTATTGGTTCAGGAAGCCGTGAAAAAAGGGCTTGATAAATCGCCTGAAGTTGTAGAACGTCTTGAAACTCTAAAGAAATCATTATTATCGCAAGCCGTTCTGCAGGATTACTTAAAAACCAATCCGGTCACTGAAGCCGAAGTAAAAGCTGAGTACGACAGCAAAGTTGCCGCTGAAAAAGGCAATGAATATAAAGCTCGCCATATTTTGGTCAAAACTGAAGCTGAAGCTAAAAAGCTGATTGAAAAGTTAGACAAAGGCGCAAAATTTGACGAACTGGCGAACAAAAACTCTGTAGATAAATCATCTCAAGGCGGCGATTTAGGCTGGTTCACTGCTAATCAGATGGTGGCGCCTTTCTCTGAAGCTGTAGAAAAATTGGAAAACGGCAAATACACTAAAACACCGGTACAGACACAATTTGGTTGGCATGTTATCTTAAGAGAAGACTCACGTCCTGTAACACCACCTCCTTTGGAAGCGGTAAAAGAACAGCTGACGCCTTACCTGCAACGCAAAAAAGTCCAATCCATGATAGAAAACCTGCGTCAGCAGGCGCAAGTAGAAGTTCTGGTTCCGACAACAGAAGAAAAACCAAAAGTTGAAGGCGCTGAACCAGCCGCTCCTGCTGGCGAGCCGGCAACTACAGAGCAACCAGAGGCCGAACCTGCAAAGCCAAGTGATACGCCTGCTGAGAAAGCCGCACCTGAAGTAGGCCAACCAGCTACCACAGATAAAAAATAA
- a CDS encoding BolA family protein yields the protein MTVNIIKQLLKDAFHPELLEIVDNSAAHAGHAGARSGGGHYHVTIVAEAFEGKSLVQRHQLIYKALGDMMKHQIHALGINALSPSERKI from the coding sequence ATGACAGTTAATATAATCAAACAATTATTAAAAGATGCCTTTCATCCTGAGCTTCTGGAAATTGTAGATAACAGTGCAGCTCATGCTGGACATGCTGGAGCACGAAGCGGCGGCGGTCATTATCATGTAACGATTGTTGCCGAAGCGTTTGAAGGCAAATCATTGGTTCAACGGCACCAGCTAATCTATAAAGCGTTGGGCGACATGATGAAACATCAAATTCATGCTTTAGGCATTAATGCTCTCTCACCCTCTGAACGTAAAATATAA
- a CDS encoding YciI family protein: MLYAIISEDVAHSLEKRMTARPAHLKRLQELQDAGRLILAGPHPAVDSENPGEAGFTGSLIVAEFDSLEAAQQWADADPYIDAGVYAQITVKPFKKVLPQ, encoded by the coding sequence GTGTTATACGCAATTATCAGTGAAGATGTAGCGCATAGTCTGGAAAAAAGAATGACCGCGCGTCCAGCCCATCTCAAAAGACTGCAAGAGCTTCAGGATGCTGGAAGACTGATTTTAGCCGGTCCGCACCCAGCTGTAGACAGTGAAAATCCGGGGGAAGCCGGTTTTACCGGTAGTTTGATTGTGGCCGAGTTTGATAGTCTGGAAGCAGCTCAACAATGGGCCGATGCGGATCCCTACATTGATGCAGGCGTTTATGCACAGATCACAGTTAAACCTTTCAAAAAAGTCTTGCCTCAATGA
- a CDS encoding septation protein A yields MNQLFEFFPIILFFIAFKLYDIYVATAVVIVATVIQVAYTWFKHRKVETMQWITLALILVMGGATIYLQDEQFIKWKLSIIEWLFGLAFLGSQFIGKKPFVERMMSGSLTLPAVVWKRLNIMWAGFFISVGFINLYVMYNYNTDDWVTFKTFGVPGLMIIFILVQMIFIYKYIPEAEE; encoded by the coding sequence ATGAATCAGCTTTTCGAATTCTTCCCCATCATTTTATTCTTTATTGCATTTAAGCTTTACGATATATATGTTGCTACCGCAGTCGTTATCGTAGCCACTGTTATTCAGGTTGCCTATACCTGGTTTAAACATCGCAAAGTTGAAACCATGCAATGGATTACTCTGGCTCTGATTCTTGTGATGGGCGGCGCCACCATTTATTTGCAGGATGAGCAGTTTATCAAATGGAAATTATCCATTATAGAATGGCTATTCGGTCTTGCTTTTCTAGGCAGTCAATTTATTGGTAAAAAGCCTTTCGTCGAACGAATGATGTCCGGCAGTTTGACATTGCCGGCGGTGGTCTGGAAACGATTAAACATTATGTGGGCCGGTTTCTTTATCAGTGTCGGCTTTATCAATCTGTATGTTATGTATAATTACAATACTGATGATTGGGTGACTTTTAAAACATTCGGTGTACCGGGACTAATGATTATTTTTATTCTGGTACAAATGATTTTTATCTATAAATATATCCCCGAGGCAGAGGAATAA
- a CDS encoding DUF1244 domain-containing protein encodes MNMNTKTELEAAAFRQLVSHLQKHTEVQNIDLMILADFCRNCLAKWYVAAAAERGIDMDYEQAREVIYGMPYNEWKDKYQSEATAEQLAAYERKQQSKS; translated from the coding sequence ATGAATATGAACACAAAGACAGAATTAGAAGCAGCTGCATTCAGGCAATTGGTCAGTCATTTACAGAAGCACACCGAGGTACAAAACATTGATTTAATGATTTTGGCTGATTTTTGCAGGAATTGCCTGGCAAAATGGTATGTGGCTGCGGCTGCAGAGCGGGGCATTGATATGGATTATGAGCAGGCGAGAGAGGTGATTTATGGCATGCCCTACAACGAGTGGAAAGATAAATATCAAAGCGAAGCAACAGCTGAACAATTAGCGGCTTATGAGCGTAAACAACAGTCAAAATCATGA
- a CDS encoding class I SAM-dependent methyltransferase gives MSNKKSQYDALFSGVIGQDYEMLNLICPLATEMSRLVGAAVTEYPARSADKLKIVELGGGTGITTLSILTAKETAIVISIDNEPTMQNQAKNHLKKWADEERLFFCGDDALTALENMATDSVDIVASAYTLHNFQNAYRQKVIAEIFRVLKPGGQFINGDRYGLDDTSMHTRVVQKEVSGYFKILTEANKLDLLESWIIHILNDESEDHLMRESLALNQLRESGFSQINLSHRMEANALVTAIKPAQ, from the coding sequence ATGAGTAATAAAAAATCCCAATACGATGCGCTGTTTTCCGGTGTAATAGGGCAGGACTATGAAATGCTCAATCTGATCTGTCCATTAGCGACGGAAATGAGCCGTCTTGTGGGTGCTGCAGTTACAGAATATCCTGCTCGAAGTGCAGATAAATTGAAGATTGTCGAGTTGGGCGGAGGAACTGGCATTACCACGTTATCAATATTAACTGCCAAAGAGACGGCAATTGTAATAAGCATTGATAACGAACCAACTATGCAGAACCAGGCCAAAAACCATCTAAAAAAATGGGCTGATGAGGAAAGGCTATTTTTTTGTGGCGATGACGCATTGACCGCATTAGAAAATATGGCAACTGATAGCGTTGACATCGTGGCATCCGCCTATACTTTGCACAATTTTCAAAATGCTTATCGTCAGAAAGTTATAGCGGAAATTTTCCGCGTTTTAAAACCTGGCGGGCAATTTATTAATGGAGACCGTTATGGCCTGGACGATACTTCCATGCATACGCGGGTTGTTCAGAAAGAGGTAAGTGGTTATTTCAAGATATTGACGGAAGCCAATAAGCTTGATTTATTGGAGAGCTGGATAATTCATATATTAAATGACGAATCCGAAGACCATCTCATGCGTGAGTCGCTGGCACTCAATCAATTGAGAGAGAGTGGTTTTTCGCAGATTAATCTTAGCCACAGAATGGAAGCCAATGCCTTGGTCACGGCTATTAAACCTGCTCAATAA
- a CDS encoding histidine decarboxylase, pyruvoyl type: protein MKCGLSLFAMAAAVMFTLCPVVAQSEQNAAVSKKTADAASLSEIVRSTAGPFEDYCDGYGNPGANGTGYVSVITLHVGKVPKTLKLAGQNGEGLDGTAAFDTAEALEAYIGQINLIVASSFSGLSGVIWGYDIAKADELTHSPRVPLFTLKGLDEIPVYSMEPLLDAGKRLFGTREKKHFPMLPGAHITAAHKEIIVAGPTTAWCGMALGIAKDRSRDANLIMELCGELKPKSYGKKKYFNQVLHKLADSVLLVGKNQGVSYKEIFVGIRHEFIPSGYVGAALATAPYVVLAKNAIPQAGPQALLDMTISDWENDRKTLFLK, encoded by the coding sequence ATGAAATGCGGTTTATCTTTATTCGCCATGGCGGCTGCGGTAATGTTTACCCTTTGTCCAGTTGTCGCCCAATCAGAGCAAAACGCCGCTGTTTCAAAAAAAACCGCCGATGCCGCTTCATTGTCTGAAATAGTCAGGAGCACGGCGGGACCTTTTGAGGATTATTGCGATGGTTATGGCAATCCTGGCGCCAATGGAACTGGGTATGTTTCAGTCATAACGCTGCATGTCGGCAAAGTGCCCAAGACCTTGAAGTTAGCCGGCCAAAACGGCGAGGGATTGGACGGTACGGCCGCTTTTGATACGGCGGAGGCTTTAGAGGCCTATATCGGGCAGATCAATCTGATCGTTGCCTCATCCTTTTCCGGACTCAGTGGTGTTATATGGGGTTATGACATTGCCAAGGCCGATGAACTGACCCATTCGCCAAGAGTCCCTCTGTTTACCCTGAAAGGCCTGGACGAGATACCGGTCTACTCCATGGAGCCACTCCTTGATGCGGGAAAAAGGCTGTTCGGAACCCGTGAGAAAAAGCACTTCCCCATGCTGCCCGGCGCCCATATTACGGCTGCCCATAAGGAAATCATTGTTGCCGGTCCCACAACGGCCTGGTGTGGCATGGCCCTTGGCATCGCCAAGGATCGCAGCCGCGATGCCAATCTGATCATGGAACTATGTGGTGAGCTAAAGCCGAAAAGCTATGGAAAAAAGAAATATTTCAACCAGGTTCTGCATAAGCTTGCCGATAGCGTGTTGCTGGTCGGCAAGAATCAGGGCGTAAGCTACAAAGAAATATTCGTAGGGATCAGGCATGAGTTTATCCCTTCAGGTTATGTTGGAGCTGCTCTGGCTACCGCCCCTTATGTCGTCTTGGCAAAGAACGCGATTCCGCAGGCCGGGCCGCAAGCCTTACTGGATATGACCATCAGCGATTGGGAGAACGATCGGAAAACGCTGTTTTTGAAATGA
- a CDS encoding chromate resistance protein ChrB domain-containing protein — translation MRGADTSRLELTPQSAGLYAISLGLSNNFADDQAMLKHGLVIYDALYAWCQYCQVEAHNWPLSMG, via the coding sequence GTGCGCGGCGCAGATACCTCGCGTTTGGAGCTAACGCCGCAATCGGCCGGGCTTTATGCCATCTCCTTGGGATTGTCAAACAACTTCGCCGATGATCAGGCGATGTTAAAGCACGGATTGGTCATTTATGATGCGCTGTATGCCTGGTGCCAATATTGCCAGGTTGAAGCGCATAATTGGCCACTGTCGATGGGCTGA
- a CDS encoding chromate resistance protein ChrB domain-containing protein — protein sequence MKWITRERPKIDRIARPWLIARFIDPDAEFLYVPPSDVLKLASETGEPFL from the coding sequence ATGAAGTGGATCACCCGCGAGCGCCCAAAAATCGACCGCATTGCCCGTCCTTGGCTGATTGCCCGGTTTATCGATCCAGACGCGGAGTTTCTTTACGTACCGCCGAGCGATGTACTTAAACTTGCCTCTGAAACGGGAGAGCCATTCCTATAA
- a CDS encoding DUF1259 domain-containing protein has translation MNIRRYSQAVVLVLCASLIGPVTAKQKQAHSADLDIAKIERLTGLRGTLDKNENVFKISQPRSDLNVTVAGVKIIPPMGLTSWAAFKPAGHQVMVMGDLVLQEDQVNTVMSEALDNGIEVTALHNHFLWDTPKVMFMHIGGTGDSDKLAIAVGRLFEAIQSTTGSKSAPPSSVSIDATKTSLDLKGIESIIGAPLEKTGNVYKVTLGLTTKMAGHEAGKAMGVNTWAVFTGSNEQASVDGDFAMRESELQGVLKALRTAGINITAIHNHMRGESPSIVFLHYWGTGPANNLAKGIKSALDTQKTAKPKARKKT, from the coding sequence ATGAATATCCGCCGTTATTCTCAAGCTGTCGTACTGGTGCTGTGCGCATCCCTCATAGGCCCCGTAACCGCTAAACAGAAACAAGCCCATTCAGCCGACTTGGATATTGCCAAAATCGAGCGGCTGACCGGCCTCAGAGGCACACTTGATAAGAACGAGAACGTGTTCAAGATCAGCCAGCCTCGCTCCGATCTCAATGTGACCGTGGCTGGCGTCAAGATCATCCCGCCCATGGGGCTGACGTCCTGGGCGGCTTTCAAGCCGGCAGGCCATCAGGTCATGGTGATGGGCGACCTGGTTCTCCAGGAGGATCAGGTTAATACGGTCATGAGCGAGGCTTTGGACAATGGCATCGAAGTGACCGCGTTACACAATCACTTCCTCTGGGACACGCCCAAGGTGATGTTCATGCACATTGGCGGCACGGGCGATTCGGACAAGCTGGCGATAGCGGTCGGCAGGCTGTTCGAGGCCATTCAGTCCACCACTGGCAGTAAATCCGCCCCGCCTTCTTCAGTTTCGATCGATGCTACCAAGACCTCACTGGACCTTAAAGGGATTGAGTCGATCATCGGGGCGCCGTTGGAAAAAACCGGTAATGTCTACAAGGTCACTCTGGGCCTTACTACCAAAATGGCAGGTCATGAGGCAGGCAAGGCCATGGGCGTCAATACTTGGGCGGTATTCACCGGCAGCAATGAACAAGCCAGCGTGGATGGCGACTTTGCCATGCGGGAATCCGAACTGCAAGGCGTATTAAAAGCCTTACGCACGGCCGGCATTAACATTACTGCCATTCACAATCACATGAGAGGGGAATCGCCGAGCATCGTTTTTCTCCATTATTGGGGTACAGGGCCGGCCAATAACCTAGCCAAAGGCATTAAGTCGGCCTTGGATACTCAAAAGACAGCCAAGCCCAAAGCCAGGAAGAAAACATGA